The Coffea arabica cultivar ET-39 chromosome 1e, Coffea Arabica ET-39 HiFi, whole genome shotgun sequence genome has a window encoding:
- the LOC140021460 gene encoding uncharacterized protein, producing the protein MSRCCHAGDDKFKEPKENCLKDINTVHCSTSDPSSASDSAPSDPMAMLKKARPPKLDWYEELYAWVMGKFNKRYEAEIAGYKSELFANLRGKANKKTILVASMVESRLTCPP; encoded by the exons ATGAGCAGATGTTGCCATGCAGGAGATGACAAGTTCAAAGAACCGAAGGAAAACTGCCTCAAAGACATTAATACTGTCCACTGCAGTACAAGTGATCCTTCATCTGCCTCAGATTCAGCTCCCAGCGATCCCATG GCTATGTTGAAAAAAGCTCGCCCTCCAAAGCTAGATTGGTACGAGGAGTTATATGCGTGGGTTATGGGGAAATTCAATAAACGTTACGAGGCTGAG ATTGCAGGCTATAAGTCTGAACTTTTTGCTAATCTGAGAGGAAAGGCTAATAAGAAAACCATTTTGGTTGCTTCTATGGTGGAAAGTAGGTTGACCTGCCCACCGTAG